Proteins encoded together in one Oncorhynchus masou masou isolate Uvic2021 chromosome 3, UVic_Omas_1.1, whole genome shotgun sequence window:
- the LOC135511440 gene encoding TOX high mobility group box family member 4-A-like isoform X6, with amino-acid sequence MEFPGGSDTYLTISGAGHPFLSSETFHTPSLGDEVFEIPPISLDQDSALSVGDEVSHFGELSGGAGGPSGVGSLARNAVVGGNDPSFASTYVNPNSQGLEHLSLRVMSQSGGAALLSSTLGVELGHSIGSHFSSSSPMTIDVPLGDMNHGLLGHNQLTTIDQSELSAQLGLDLHGGNILSRSKSPDQLSVTPSPAGSLQDDDMDDFRKSVLVDSPMSLSVSPAILSHLSTMPGSAPMLSSSISPALVRRGGGKPAMVAATAGPGGGKKGKKKKDPNEPQKPVSAYALFFRDTQAAIKGQNPNATFGEVSKIVASMWDSLGEEQKQVYKRKTEAAKNEYLKALAAYRANQLSQPSIEMMDTASSPPPPVPEPVNVALLAPTRPSRLPQHNPDQNTITNICTSNIILDVPQVTTRSRTGAHKPLTLGPTATPTLIPNITATLTPTITKIIISKQMLQAGAQLHQIPTSMVTVLPGGVRTLLPSAPRQPPPLQQMQHAPPPPRLQQMVHSPAPPPLQAKPRGSAGPGIPVSITATPPPPLQITIVPASLQADASLPIIVTTTATANSICVTNSTVPTSAYSTPTVALQLAKSTDLTASADEDAVTEEFTSGEMEMEFNVSPGATDVASGPLTMCVRAGCTNPAIESTDWDKEYCSNECVATHCRDIFMAWCSIRNHNTMVVK; translated from the exons ATGGAG TTTCCGGGAGGCAGTGATACTTACCTCACCATCTCTGGGGCAGGtcatccttttctctcctctgag ACATTCCATACCCCCAGTCTTGGAGATGAAGTGTTTGAGATCCCTCCCATCTCCCTGGACCAGGACTCGGCCCTCAGTGTGGGGGACGAGGTGTCCCATTTTGGGGAACTATCGGGGGGAGCAGGGGGTCCTTCTGGGGTTGGAAGCCTGGCGAGGAATGCTGTGGTGGGGGGCAATGACCCCTCCTTTGCCTCCACCTATGTGAACCCAAACTCTCAGGGCCTGGAGCACCTGAGTCTTAGGGTGATGAGCCAGTCTGGAGGGGCGGCCCTGCTCAGCTCAACACTGGGGGTG GAACTTGGCCACTCCATTGGCTCCCATTTCAGCAGCTCCTCTCCAATGACCATTGATGTCCCACTTGGTGACATGAATCATGGCCTATTGGGACACAATCAGCTAACCACTATTGATCAATCAGAGTTGAGTGCCCAGCTTGGGCTTGATCTTCATGGCGGGAACATTCTGTCCCGTTCCAAGTCCCCTGACCAGCTGTCTGTCACGCCTTCTCCAGCAGGCTCCCTCCAGGATGATGACATGGATGACTTCagg AAGAGTGTGCTGGTTGACTCTCCAATGTCCCTGTCGGTCTCCCCTGCaattctctcccacctctccaccaTGCCAGGCTCTGCCCCCatgctctcctcctccatctcccctgcaTTAGTGAGGCGCGGCGGGGGAAAGCCGGCCATGGTGGCCGCTACGGCAGGGCCtggaggagggaagaagggaaagaaaaagaaagaccCCAACGAGCCCCAGAAACCCGTCTCTGCGTACGCCCTGTTCTTCAGGGACACCCAGGCTGCCATCAAGGGCCAGAACCCTAATGCCACATTTGGAGAGGTGTCCAAGATCGTAGCCTCCATGTGGGACAGCCTTGGGGAAGAGCAGAAACAG GTGTATAAGAGGAAGACGGAAGCAGCGAAAAATGAGTATTTGAAGGCATTAGCAGCTTACAGAGCCAATCAGCTCTCACAG CCCTCTATTGAGATGATGGACACGGCCTCTTCACCACCACCTCCAGTGCCTGAGCCAGTGAATGTGGCCCTCCTGGCTCCCACCCGCCCCTCCCGCCTCCCCCAGCACAACCCTGACCAGAATACCATCACCAACATCTGCACCTCCAACATCATTCTGGACGTCCCCCAGGTCACCACACGCTCCCGCACAGGGGCTCACAAGCCCCTCACCCTGGGCCCCACAGCCACCCCGACCCTGATCCCAAACATCACAGCCACCCTGACCCCCACCATCACCAAGATCATCATCTCCAAACAGATGCTCCAGGCCGGGGCTCAGCTTCACCAGATCCCCACCTCCATGGTGACTGTGCTCCCTGGCGGTGTGCGCACCCTGCTGCCCTCAGCCCCACGCCAGCCCCCACCTCTGCAGCAGATGCAGCATGCCCCTCCTCCCCCGCGGCTCCAGCAGATGGTACACTCCCCAGCCCCGCCTCCCCTCCAGGCCAAGCCCAGAGGAAGTgctggacctgggattcctgtgTCCATCACCGCGACACCTCCCCCTCCACTACAGATCACGATAGTCCCTGCTTCTTTGCAAGCAGACGCATCCTTGCCCATTATTGTTACGACAACAGCAACCGCCAACTCAATTTGTGTCACCAATTCCACTGTACCTACATCTGCTTACTCCACCCCTACAGTGGCTCTGCAATTGGCAAAGTCCACTGACTTGACGGCCAGTGCAGATGAGGATGCGGTTACGGAAGAGTTCACGTCAGGAGAG ATGGAAATGGAGTTCAATGTGTCACCAGGTGCCACTGATGTGGCTTCTGGCCCTCTGACTATGTGTGTGCGCGCAGGATGCACCAATCCTGCAATAGAGAGCACCGACTGGGACAAAGAGTACTGCAGCAATGAATGTGTCGCCACTCACTGCAG gGATATCTTCATGGCCTGGTGCTCCATCAGGAATCACAACACCATGGTTGTCAAGTAA
- the LOC135511440 gene encoding TOX high mobility group box family member 4-A-like isoform X5, with amino-acid sequence MEFPGGSDTYLTISGAGHPFLSSEQTFHTPSLGDEVFEIPPISLDQDSALSVGDEVSHFGELSGGAGGPSGVGSLARNAVVGGNDPSFASTYVNPNSQGLEHLSLRVMSQSGGAALLSSTLGVELGHSIGSHFSSSSPMTIDVPLGDMNHGLLGHNQLTTIDQSELSAQLGLDLHGGNILSRSKSPDQLSVTPSPAGSLQDDDMDDFRKSVLVDSPMSLSVSPAILSHLSTMPGSAPMLSSSISPALVRRGGGKPAMVAATAGPGGGKKGKKKKDPNEPQKPVSAYALFFRDTQAAIKGQNPNATFGEVSKIVASMWDSLGEEQKQVYKRKTEAAKNEYLKALAAYRANQLSQPSIEMMDTASSPPPPVPEPVNVALLAPTRPSRLPQHNPDQNTITNICTSNIILDVPQVTTRSRTGAHKPLTLGPTATPTLIPNITATLTPTITKIIISKQMLQAGAQLHQIPTSMVTVLPGGVRTLLPSAPRQPPPLQQMQHAPPPPRLQQMVHSPAPPPLQAKPRGSAGPGIPVSITATPPPPLQITIVPASLQADASLPIIVTTTATANSICVTNSTVPTSAYSTPTVALQLAKSTDLTASADEDAVTEEFTSGEMEMEFNVSPGATDVASGPLTMCVRAGCTNPAIESTDWDKEYCSNECVATHCRDIFMAWCSIRNHNTMVVK; translated from the exons ATGGAG TTTCCGGGAGGCAGTGATACTTACCTCACCATCTCTGGGGCAGGtcatccttttctctcctctgag CAGACATTCCATACCCCCAGTCTTGGAGATGAAGTGTTTGAGATCCCTCCCATCTCCCTGGACCAGGACTCGGCCCTCAGTGTGGGGGACGAGGTGTCCCATTTTGGGGAACTATCGGGGGGAGCAGGGGGTCCTTCTGGGGTTGGAAGCCTGGCGAGGAATGCTGTGGTGGGGGGCAATGACCCCTCCTTTGCCTCCACCTATGTGAACCCAAACTCTCAGGGCCTGGAGCACCTGAGTCTTAGGGTGATGAGCCAGTCTGGAGGGGCGGCCCTGCTCAGCTCAACACTGGGGGTG GAACTTGGCCACTCCATTGGCTCCCATTTCAGCAGCTCCTCTCCAATGACCATTGATGTCCCACTTGGTGACATGAATCATGGCCTATTGGGACACAATCAGCTAACCACTATTGATCAATCAGAGTTGAGTGCCCAGCTTGGGCTTGATCTTCATGGCGGGAACATTCTGTCCCGTTCCAAGTCCCCTGACCAGCTGTCTGTCACGCCTTCTCCAGCAGGCTCCCTCCAGGATGATGACATGGATGACTTCagg AAGAGTGTGCTGGTTGACTCTCCAATGTCCCTGTCGGTCTCCCCTGCaattctctcccacctctccaccaTGCCAGGCTCTGCCCCCatgctctcctcctccatctcccctgcaTTAGTGAGGCGCGGCGGGGGAAAGCCGGCCATGGTGGCCGCTACGGCAGGGCCtggaggagggaagaagggaaagaaaaagaaagaccCCAACGAGCCCCAGAAACCCGTCTCTGCGTACGCCCTGTTCTTCAGGGACACCCAGGCTGCCATCAAGGGCCAGAACCCTAATGCCACATTTGGAGAGGTGTCCAAGATCGTAGCCTCCATGTGGGACAGCCTTGGGGAAGAGCAGAAACAG GTGTATAAGAGGAAGACGGAAGCAGCGAAAAATGAGTATTTGAAGGCATTAGCAGCTTACAGAGCCAATCAGCTCTCACAG CCCTCTATTGAGATGATGGACACGGCCTCTTCACCACCACCTCCAGTGCCTGAGCCAGTGAATGTGGCCCTCCTGGCTCCCACCCGCCCCTCCCGCCTCCCCCAGCACAACCCTGACCAGAATACCATCACCAACATCTGCACCTCCAACATCATTCTGGACGTCCCCCAGGTCACCACACGCTCCCGCACAGGGGCTCACAAGCCCCTCACCCTGGGCCCCACAGCCACCCCGACCCTGATCCCAAACATCACAGCCACCCTGACCCCCACCATCACCAAGATCATCATCTCCAAACAGATGCTCCAGGCCGGGGCTCAGCTTCACCAGATCCCCACCTCCATGGTGACTGTGCTCCCTGGCGGTGTGCGCACCCTGCTGCCCTCAGCCCCACGCCAGCCCCCACCTCTGCAGCAGATGCAGCATGCCCCTCCTCCCCCGCGGCTCCAGCAGATGGTACACTCCCCAGCCCCGCCTCCCCTCCAGGCCAAGCCCAGAGGAAGTgctggacctgggattcctgtgTCCATCACCGCGACACCTCCCCCTCCACTACAGATCACGATAGTCCCTGCTTCTTTGCAAGCAGACGCATCCTTGCCCATTATTGTTACGACAACAGCAACCGCCAACTCAATTTGTGTCACCAATTCCACTGTACCTACATCTGCTTACTCCACCCCTACAGTGGCTCTGCAATTGGCAAAGTCCACTGACTTGACGGCCAGTGCAGATGAGGATGCGGTTACGGAAGAGTTCACGTCAGGAGAG ATGGAAATGGAGTTCAATGTGTCACCAGGTGCCACTGATGTGGCTTCTGGCCCTCTGACTATGTGTGTGCGCGCAGGATGCACCAATCCTGCAATAGAGAGCACCGACTGGGACAAAGAGTACTGCAGCAATGAATGTGTCGCCACTCACTGCAG gGATATCTTCATGGCCTGGTGCTCCATCAGGAATCACAACACCATGGTTGTCAAGTAA
- the LOC135511440 gene encoding TOX high mobility group box family member 4-A-like isoform X4 — protein sequence MENADQEFLEAQGYNGYDPVNKFPGGSDTYLTISGAGHPFLSSEQTFHTPSLGDEVFEIPPISLDQDSALSVGDEVSHFGELSGGAGGPSGVGSLARNAVVGGNDPSFASTYVNPNSQGLEHLSLRVMSQSGGAALLSSTLGVELGHSIGSHFSSSSPMTIDVPLGDMNHGLLGHNQLTTIDQSELSAQLGLDLHGGNILSRSKSPDQLSVTPSPAGSLQDDDMDDFRKSVLVDSPMSLSVSPAILSHLSTMPGSAPMLSSSISPALVRRGGGKPAMVAATAGPGGGKKGKKKKDPNEPQKPVSAYALFFRDTQAAIKGQNPNATFGEVSKIVASMWDSLGEEQKQVYKRKTEAAKNEYLKALAAYRANQLSQPSIEMMDTASSPPPPVPEPVNVALLAPTRPSRLPQHNPDQNTITNICTSNIILDVPQVTTRSRTGAHKPLTLGPTATPTLIPNITATLTPTITKIIISKQMLQAGAQLHQIPTSMVTVLPGGVRTLLPSAPRQPPPLQQMQHAPPPPRLQQMVHSPAPPPLQAKPRGSAGPGIPVSITATPPPPLQITIVPASLQADASLPIIVTTTATANSICVTNSTVPTSAYSTPTVALQLAKSTDLTASADEDAVTEEFTSGEMEMEFNVSPGATDVASGPLTMCVRAGCTNPAIESTDWDKEYCSNECVATHCRDIFMAWCSIRNHNTMVVK from the exons ATGGAG AATGCCGACCAGGAGTTCTTGGAAGCACAGGGTTATAATGGATACGACCCAGTTAACAAG TTTCCGGGAGGCAGTGATACTTACCTCACCATCTCTGGGGCAGGtcatccttttctctcctctgag CAGACATTCCATACCCCCAGTCTTGGAGATGAAGTGTTTGAGATCCCTCCCATCTCCCTGGACCAGGACTCGGCCCTCAGTGTGGGGGACGAGGTGTCCCATTTTGGGGAACTATCGGGGGGAGCAGGGGGTCCTTCTGGGGTTGGAAGCCTGGCGAGGAATGCTGTGGTGGGGGGCAATGACCCCTCCTTTGCCTCCACCTATGTGAACCCAAACTCTCAGGGCCTGGAGCACCTGAGTCTTAGGGTGATGAGCCAGTCTGGAGGGGCGGCCCTGCTCAGCTCAACACTGGGGGTG GAACTTGGCCACTCCATTGGCTCCCATTTCAGCAGCTCCTCTCCAATGACCATTGATGTCCCACTTGGTGACATGAATCATGGCCTATTGGGACACAATCAGCTAACCACTATTGATCAATCAGAGTTGAGTGCCCAGCTTGGGCTTGATCTTCATGGCGGGAACATTCTGTCCCGTTCCAAGTCCCCTGACCAGCTGTCTGTCACGCCTTCTCCAGCAGGCTCCCTCCAGGATGATGACATGGATGACTTCagg AAGAGTGTGCTGGTTGACTCTCCAATGTCCCTGTCGGTCTCCCCTGCaattctctcccacctctccaccaTGCCAGGCTCTGCCCCCatgctctcctcctccatctcccctgcaTTAGTGAGGCGCGGCGGGGGAAAGCCGGCCATGGTGGCCGCTACGGCAGGGCCtggaggagggaagaagggaaagaaaaagaaagaccCCAACGAGCCCCAGAAACCCGTCTCTGCGTACGCCCTGTTCTTCAGGGACACCCAGGCTGCCATCAAGGGCCAGAACCCTAATGCCACATTTGGAGAGGTGTCCAAGATCGTAGCCTCCATGTGGGACAGCCTTGGGGAAGAGCAGAAACAG GTGTATAAGAGGAAGACGGAAGCAGCGAAAAATGAGTATTTGAAGGCATTAGCAGCTTACAGAGCCAATCAGCTCTCACAG CCCTCTATTGAGATGATGGACACGGCCTCTTCACCACCACCTCCAGTGCCTGAGCCAGTGAATGTGGCCCTCCTGGCTCCCACCCGCCCCTCCCGCCTCCCCCAGCACAACCCTGACCAGAATACCATCACCAACATCTGCACCTCCAACATCATTCTGGACGTCCCCCAGGTCACCACACGCTCCCGCACAGGGGCTCACAAGCCCCTCACCCTGGGCCCCACAGCCACCCCGACCCTGATCCCAAACATCACAGCCACCCTGACCCCCACCATCACCAAGATCATCATCTCCAAACAGATGCTCCAGGCCGGGGCTCAGCTTCACCAGATCCCCACCTCCATGGTGACTGTGCTCCCTGGCGGTGTGCGCACCCTGCTGCCCTCAGCCCCACGCCAGCCCCCACCTCTGCAGCAGATGCAGCATGCCCCTCCTCCCCCGCGGCTCCAGCAGATGGTACACTCCCCAGCCCCGCCTCCCCTCCAGGCCAAGCCCAGAGGAAGTgctggacctgggattcctgtgTCCATCACCGCGACACCTCCCCCTCCACTACAGATCACGATAGTCCCTGCTTCTTTGCAAGCAGACGCATCCTTGCCCATTATTGTTACGACAACAGCAACCGCCAACTCAATTTGTGTCACCAATTCCACTGTACCTACATCTGCTTACTCCACCCCTACAGTGGCTCTGCAATTGGCAAAGTCCACTGACTTGACGGCCAGTGCAGATGAGGATGCGGTTACGGAAGAGTTCACGTCAGGAGAG ATGGAAATGGAGTTCAATGTGTCACCAGGTGCCACTGATGTGGCTTCTGGCCCTCTGACTATGTGTGTGCGCGCAGGATGCACCAATCCTGCAATAGAGAGCACCGACTGGGACAAAGAGTACTGCAGCAATGAATGTGTCGCCACTCACTGCAG gGATATCTTCATGGCCTGGTGCTCCATCAGGAATCACAACACCATGGTTGTCAAGTAA
- the LOC135511440 gene encoding TOX high mobility group box family member 4-A-like isoform X1, producing MDLHFYSDLSDGTDQNADQEFLEAQGYNGYDPVNKFPGGSDTYLTISGAGHPFLSSEQTFHTPSLGDEVFEIPPISLDQDSALSVGDEVSHFGELSGGAGGPSGVGSLARNAVVGGNDPSFASTYVNPNSQGLEHLSLRVMSQSGGAALLSSTLGVELGHSIGSHFSSSSPMTIDVPLGDMNHGLLGHNQLTTIDQSELSAQLGLDLHGGNILSRSKSPDQLSVTPSPAGSLQDDDMDDFRKSVLVDSPMSLSVSPAILSHLSTMPGSAPMLSSSISPALVRRGGGKPAMVAATAGPGGGKKGKKKKDPNEPQKPVSAYALFFRDTQAAIKGQNPNATFGEVSKIVASMWDSLGEEQKQVYKRKTEAAKNEYLKALAAYRANQLSQPSIEMMDTASSPPPPVPEPVNVALLAPTRPSRLPQHNPDQNTITNICTSNIILDVPQVTTRSRTGAHKPLTLGPTATPTLIPNITATLTPTITKIIISKQMLQAGAQLHQIPTSMVTVLPGGVRTLLPSAPRQPPPLQQMQHAPPPPRLQQMVHSPAPPPLQAKPRGSAGPGIPVSITATPPPPLQITIVPASLQADASLPIIVTTTATANSICVTNSTVPTSAYSTPTVALQLAKSTDLTASADEDAVTEEFTSGEMEMEFNVSPGATDVASGPLTMCVRAGCTNPAIESTDWDKEYCSNECVATHCRDIFMAWCSIRNHNTMVVK from the exons ATGGATCTTCATTTTTACTCTGACCTCTCTGATGGCACCGATCAGAATGCCGACCAGGAGTTCTTGGAAGCACAGGGTTATAATGGATACGACCCAGTTAACAAG TTTCCGGGAGGCAGTGATACTTACCTCACCATCTCTGGGGCAGGtcatccttttctctcctctgag CAGACATTCCATACCCCCAGTCTTGGAGATGAAGTGTTTGAGATCCCTCCCATCTCCCTGGACCAGGACTCGGCCCTCAGTGTGGGGGACGAGGTGTCCCATTTTGGGGAACTATCGGGGGGAGCAGGGGGTCCTTCTGGGGTTGGAAGCCTGGCGAGGAATGCTGTGGTGGGGGGCAATGACCCCTCCTTTGCCTCCACCTATGTGAACCCAAACTCTCAGGGCCTGGAGCACCTGAGTCTTAGGGTGATGAGCCAGTCTGGAGGGGCGGCCCTGCTCAGCTCAACACTGGGGGTG GAACTTGGCCACTCCATTGGCTCCCATTTCAGCAGCTCCTCTCCAATGACCATTGATGTCCCACTTGGTGACATGAATCATGGCCTATTGGGACACAATCAGCTAACCACTATTGATCAATCAGAGTTGAGTGCCCAGCTTGGGCTTGATCTTCATGGCGGGAACATTCTGTCCCGTTCCAAGTCCCCTGACCAGCTGTCTGTCACGCCTTCTCCAGCAGGCTCCCTCCAGGATGATGACATGGATGACTTCagg AAGAGTGTGCTGGTTGACTCTCCAATGTCCCTGTCGGTCTCCCCTGCaattctctcccacctctccaccaTGCCAGGCTCTGCCCCCatgctctcctcctccatctcccctgcaTTAGTGAGGCGCGGCGGGGGAAAGCCGGCCATGGTGGCCGCTACGGCAGGGCCtggaggagggaagaagggaaagaaaaagaaagaccCCAACGAGCCCCAGAAACCCGTCTCTGCGTACGCCCTGTTCTTCAGGGACACCCAGGCTGCCATCAAGGGCCAGAACCCTAATGCCACATTTGGAGAGGTGTCCAAGATCGTAGCCTCCATGTGGGACAGCCTTGGGGAAGAGCAGAAACAG GTGTATAAGAGGAAGACGGAAGCAGCGAAAAATGAGTATTTGAAGGCATTAGCAGCTTACAGAGCCAATCAGCTCTCACAG CCCTCTATTGAGATGATGGACACGGCCTCTTCACCACCACCTCCAGTGCCTGAGCCAGTGAATGTGGCCCTCCTGGCTCCCACCCGCCCCTCCCGCCTCCCCCAGCACAACCCTGACCAGAATACCATCACCAACATCTGCACCTCCAACATCATTCTGGACGTCCCCCAGGTCACCACACGCTCCCGCACAGGGGCTCACAAGCCCCTCACCCTGGGCCCCACAGCCACCCCGACCCTGATCCCAAACATCACAGCCACCCTGACCCCCACCATCACCAAGATCATCATCTCCAAACAGATGCTCCAGGCCGGGGCTCAGCTTCACCAGATCCCCACCTCCATGGTGACTGTGCTCCCTGGCGGTGTGCGCACCCTGCTGCCCTCAGCCCCACGCCAGCCCCCACCTCTGCAGCAGATGCAGCATGCCCCTCCTCCCCCGCGGCTCCAGCAGATGGTACACTCCCCAGCCCCGCCTCCCCTCCAGGCCAAGCCCAGAGGAAGTgctggacctgggattcctgtgTCCATCACCGCGACACCTCCCCCTCCACTACAGATCACGATAGTCCCTGCTTCTTTGCAAGCAGACGCATCCTTGCCCATTATTGTTACGACAACAGCAACCGCCAACTCAATTTGTGTCACCAATTCCACTGTACCTACATCTGCTTACTCCACCCCTACAGTGGCTCTGCAATTGGCAAAGTCCACTGACTTGACGGCCAGTGCAGATGAGGATGCGGTTACGGAAGAGTTCACGTCAGGAGAG ATGGAAATGGAGTTCAATGTGTCACCAGGTGCCACTGATGTGGCTTCTGGCCCTCTGACTATGTGTGTGCGCGCAGGATGCACCAATCCTGCAATAGAGAGCACCGACTGGGACAAAGAGTACTGCAGCAATGAATGTGTCGCCACTCACTGCAG gGATATCTTCATGGCCTGGTGCTCCATCAGGAATCACAACACCATGGTTGTCAAGTAA
- the LOC135511440 gene encoding TOX high mobility group box family member 4-A-like isoform X2, whose product MDLHFYSDLSDGTDQNADQEFLEAQGYNGYDPVNKFPGGSDTYLTISGAGHPFLSSEQTFHTPSLGDEVFEIPPISLDQDSALSVGDEVSHFGELSGGAGGPSGVGSLARNAVVGGNDPSFASTYVNPNSQGLEHLSLRVMSQSGGAALLSSTLGVELGHSIGSHFSSSSPMTIDVPLGDMNHGLLGHNQLTTIDQSELSAQLGLDLHGGNILSRSKSPDQLSVTPSPAGSLQDDDMDDFRSVLVDSPMSLSVSPAILSHLSTMPGSAPMLSSSISPALVRRGGGKPAMVAATAGPGGGKKGKKKKDPNEPQKPVSAYALFFRDTQAAIKGQNPNATFGEVSKIVASMWDSLGEEQKQVYKRKTEAAKNEYLKALAAYRANQLSQPSIEMMDTASSPPPPVPEPVNVALLAPTRPSRLPQHNPDQNTITNICTSNIILDVPQVTTRSRTGAHKPLTLGPTATPTLIPNITATLTPTITKIIISKQMLQAGAQLHQIPTSMVTVLPGGVRTLLPSAPRQPPPLQQMQHAPPPPRLQQMVHSPAPPPLQAKPRGSAGPGIPVSITATPPPPLQITIVPASLQADASLPIIVTTTATANSICVTNSTVPTSAYSTPTVALQLAKSTDLTASADEDAVTEEFTSGEMEMEFNVSPGATDVASGPLTMCVRAGCTNPAIESTDWDKEYCSNECVATHCRDIFMAWCSIRNHNTMVVK is encoded by the exons ATGGATCTTCATTTTTACTCTGACCTCTCTGATGGCACCGATCAGAATGCCGACCAGGAGTTCTTGGAAGCACAGGGTTATAATGGATACGACCCAGTTAACAAG TTTCCGGGAGGCAGTGATACTTACCTCACCATCTCTGGGGCAGGtcatccttttctctcctctgag CAGACATTCCATACCCCCAGTCTTGGAGATGAAGTGTTTGAGATCCCTCCCATCTCCCTGGACCAGGACTCGGCCCTCAGTGTGGGGGACGAGGTGTCCCATTTTGGGGAACTATCGGGGGGAGCAGGGGGTCCTTCTGGGGTTGGAAGCCTGGCGAGGAATGCTGTGGTGGGGGGCAATGACCCCTCCTTTGCCTCCACCTATGTGAACCCAAACTCTCAGGGCCTGGAGCACCTGAGTCTTAGGGTGATGAGCCAGTCTGGAGGGGCGGCCCTGCTCAGCTCAACACTGGGGGTG GAACTTGGCCACTCCATTGGCTCCCATTTCAGCAGCTCCTCTCCAATGACCATTGATGTCCCACTTGGTGACATGAATCATGGCCTATTGGGACACAATCAGCTAACCACTATTGATCAATCAGAGTTGAGTGCCCAGCTTGGGCTTGATCTTCATGGCGGGAACATTCTGTCCCGTTCCAAGTCCCCTGACCAGCTGTCTGTCACGCCTTCTCCAGCAGGCTCCCTCCAGGATGATGACATGGATGACTTCagg AGTGTGCTGGTTGACTCTCCAATGTCCCTGTCGGTCTCCCCTGCaattctctcccacctctccaccaTGCCAGGCTCTGCCCCCatgctctcctcctccatctcccctgcaTTAGTGAGGCGCGGCGGGGGAAAGCCGGCCATGGTGGCCGCTACGGCAGGGCCtggaggagggaagaagggaaagaaaaagaaagaccCCAACGAGCCCCAGAAACCCGTCTCTGCGTACGCCCTGTTCTTCAGGGACACCCAGGCTGCCATCAAGGGCCAGAACCCTAATGCCACATTTGGAGAGGTGTCCAAGATCGTAGCCTCCATGTGGGACAGCCTTGGGGAAGAGCAGAAACAG GTGTATAAGAGGAAGACGGAAGCAGCGAAAAATGAGTATTTGAAGGCATTAGCAGCTTACAGAGCCAATCAGCTCTCACAG CCCTCTATTGAGATGATGGACACGGCCTCTTCACCACCACCTCCAGTGCCTGAGCCAGTGAATGTGGCCCTCCTGGCTCCCACCCGCCCCTCCCGCCTCCCCCAGCACAACCCTGACCAGAATACCATCACCAACATCTGCACCTCCAACATCATTCTGGACGTCCCCCAGGTCACCACACGCTCCCGCACAGGGGCTCACAAGCCCCTCACCCTGGGCCCCACAGCCACCCCGACCCTGATCCCAAACATCACAGCCACCCTGACCCCCACCATCACCAAGATCATCATCTCCAAACAGATGCTCCAGGCCGGGGCTCAGCTTCACCAGATCCCCACCTCCATGGTGACTGTGCTCCCTGGCGGTGTGCGCACCCTGCTGCCCTCAGCCCCACGCCAGCCCCCACCTCTGCAGCAGATGCAGCATGCCCCTCCTCCCCCGCGGCTCCAGCAGATGGTACACTCCCCAGCCCCGCCTCCCCTCCAGGCCAAGCCCAGAGGAAGTgctggacctgggattcctgtgTCCATCACCGCGACACCTCCCCCTCCACTACAGATCACGATAGTCCCTGCTTCTTTGCAAGCAGACGCATCCTTGCCCATTATTGTTACGACAACAGCAACCGCCAACTCAATTTGTGTCACCAATTCCACTGTACCTACATCTGCTTACTCCACCCCTACAGTGGCTCTGCAATTGGCAAAGTCCACTGACTTGACGGCCAGTGCAGATGAGGATGCGGTTACGGAAGAGTTCACGTCAGGAGAG ATGGAAATGGAGTTCAATGTGTCACCAGGTGCCACTGATGTGGCTTCTGGCCCTCTGACTATGTGTGTGCGCGCAGGATGCACCAATCCTGCAATAGAGAGCACCGACTGGGACAAAGAGTACTGCAGCAATGAATGTGTCGCCACTCACTGCAG gGATATCTTCATGGCCTGGTGCTCCATCAGGAATCACAACACCATGGTTGTCAAGTAA